The stretch of DNA GTCTTTGGTCGCGCCGCAGTCCGGGCAGACCCAGTTGTCGGGCAGCTTGTCAAAGGGGGTTCCGGGGGGGACGTTCGCGTCCGGGTCGCCCTTTGCCGGGTCGTAGATGTAACCGCAGATGGTGCAGACGTACTTTGTCATCCGTTGCTCCCTGGCATCAATAAGCCTCAATGAAATTTGTCGAGCATTAATCCTGACTGTTAGAATATATTACCAGATATTGCAAGTTTTGCTGAAAACCAGCGGAGGATGCGCCTTGAGGATATCAGGGATATTGGCCCTGTTCGTTTTCCTGTTCTGCACGGAAGCTTTTTGCGCGGAGACCTACAAGTGGGTCGACGAGAAGGGCAACGTTCATTTCACCGACAACCTCTTCAACGTCCCCGGCAGGGAGCTTGAGACCGTTAAGATTTACCGGGAAGTCGGCAGCGACCGCGATTCGGTCATCCCTCTGCAAAAGACCGGGGCGGGTTACCTGGTGGGCGCGATGGTTAACGGGCAGGCGAAGGCGAACCTCGTCGTGGACACCGGCGCCTCCTCAACCGTCATCTCTCCCTCGATACTGACGGGTCTCGGCATCGTTATCCGTAACGACCCGGCGGTCGAGATGAAAACCGCCGGAGGCATCGTCACCGTAGGCTGGGCGATGGTGGAAAAGATCTCGGTGGACGGAAAAGAGAAGAAGAACATGAGGGTGATCGCCCACGACGCCGTGCCCGGCGCGGACGGGCTTCTGGGCATGGATTTTCTCGGCGATTACCGGGTGGAGATACTCTCCTCCGGCCCCAGCCTTAAACTCACCCCTCCCTGATCCCATGAACGAGACTGAAAACGACCCCATCCTAGCGGCGCTGAACCCGCCGCAGAGAGAGGCCGTCACCTTCGGGGACGGACCGCTCCTCATACTCGCCGGGGCGGGAAGCGGAAAGACGCGGGTGCTTGCCCACCGCATAGCCTATCTCGTCGAGCGCAGAAACGTTCCGCCCTCCTCGATCATCTCCCTTACCTTTACCAACAAGGCCGCCGGAGAAATGAAGGAGCGGGTGGCCGGGCTACTCGGCGGGAGCCTCCACGGCGCGTGGCTCGGCACCTTCCACTCGATCGCGCTGAGAATCCTGCGGACCCACGGCGAGCTGACGAAGTGGGGGGCCTCCTTTTCCGTTTACGACTCCGACGACCAGAAAAGACTGGCGAAGGACGTAGCGGCTTCTCTTTCGCTCGACACGAAAAAATACAAACCGGCGTCCCTGCTGGCCGGGGTCTCCCGCGCGAAGGACGACGGGCGGGGGTTTTCCGACTTCGAGGTGCCGGGGGTTTCCGCCTCCCCCCACGCGAAGGTCTTTTACTCCTTTTACAAGCTCTACACCCTCCGGCTCCAGAACGCCCGCGCCCTCGATTTCGGCGACCTTCTCCTCGAAACCCTGCGCCTCTTCGAGGAGCGCCCGGAGATCGCCCGCCGATACGCCGAAAAGTTCCGGCACGTTCTCATTGACGAGTATCAGGACACAAACCGGGTGCAGTACCTCCTCGCGGGCCATCTATCCAGCGTCTGGGGGAACATCTGCGCCGTCGGCGACGACGACCAGTCGATCTACGGCTGGCGCGGCGCGGACCTTCGCAACATCCTCGATTTCGAGAAGGATTTCCCCGGCACGAAGATAATAAAGCTGGAGCAGAACTACCGCTCCACCGCCGCGATTCTGGAGGCCGCCGCCTCGGTCATCTCCCACAACGTCGGCCGCCACAAAAAGACCCTCTGGACCTCCCGAAAGGGGGGCGTCCCGGTGGTTTGCCACACCGCCTCGACCGAGGAGGAAGAGGCGCAGTGGATAGTCGAGAAGATAATTTCGCTCCTCAAGGAAGGGCAAAAGTTAAAGGATATCGCCATCCTCTACCGCACCCACGCTCTCTCCCGCCCGGTCGAAGAGGCGCTGATGGACAGGGAGCTTCGCTACGTGGTCTACGGGGGGCTGCGCTTCTACGAGCGCAGGGAGATAAAGGACGCGATGGCGTGCCTGCGGCTTGTGGCCCAGCCTTACGACCCCGTAGCCCTGAAGAGGGTGATAAACGAACCCCCTAGAGGCATCGGCGACAAGACCGTCGCGGCTATTTTCAGTGAATCCGAGGCGAGGGAGCTGGACCTTTTCGCCACGATGAGGCTGATGGTGGAGGAGGGAGTCCTTCCTCCCCGCGCCTCCCGCGCCGTGGCCGGTTTCATAGAGCTTGTCGAGGGGTGGCGGATAGCCCACGCCGAAGGCGAGCGCCTCGGCGACCTTCTTTCGCGGATACTCCGGGAGAGCGGCCTTAGGGGCGCGCTGGAGAGGGCGAAGGAGGACGAGAAAGAGGCGGAGAGGCTTGAAAACCTCGAGGAACTCCTCAACGCCGCCGACGTTCACGCGGCCGAGGGCGGCACCGTGCTCTCCTTTCTGGACAGGGCCGCGCTCATAAGCGATCAGGAGAGCGGCAAGCCGGGGTGGGACGGAATGACCCTGATGACCATCCACTCCGCCAAGGGTCTCGAATTCCCCTGCGTCTTCATCGCCGGGATGGAGGAGGAGGTCTTTCCCCACGCCCTCAGCAGCAGCTCGAAGGAGGAGGTGGAGGAGGAGCGAAGGCTCTGCTACGTGGCCATGACGCGGGCGAAGGACAGGCTCTTCCTCACGAGGGCGAGGGTAAGGCGGGTCTTCGGCGCGGAAGGGCTCTTCCGTCCGCCGAGCAGGTTTCTCTTCGAGCTTCCCGAAAAGATATGCCCCAGGGATTATCCCACCGCCCGTCCCTGCCCCGAGAAGAGGGGCTTTACCGTTCCTCCCCGCATCCCGCCGAAAAGCGAGGCCGCGCCGCAGAAAGAATACGCTCCCGAGGCGAAAACAAACGGCCGCTCCCTCAGCGTCGATCCCGAGAACTGCGACTACAAGAAGGGGATGAAGGTGCGCCACCCGAAGTATGGCGACGGCGTGGTGACGGCGACGGACGGAAGGGGGCCGACGGCGAGGGTTTCGGTGGATTTCCGAAGGGGTGAAAAGAAAAAATTCGTTGCCGGACTTTCGGGTTTAGAAATTTTAATCGACGACTGACGGCTTCGGCTTTTGCCGCGGGGCTTTGTCGCTTCTCGCTCGCGCTCCTTGCCGTAGGCACGCTACTGTCTGCGTCGCGCTCGCTGCGGGCTCCTCGCCCGGCGGCAAAATCCTTTGCCGTATATAATAAAAAAATTCTGCTTTCAGCCATGTAGGGTGGGCACGGCCCACCAATATATAAACCTTAATGTAATTCTATGCTTGCGGGCTGCCCGCCCGCGCCCGGCCCCATTTCTTTTGAGCGACCAAAAGAAATGGGGGAAAGAAAAGTCGCGCTCCCTTTGTGCCCAAAGCTCGCTCGTTCGTCGCTCGGCGAGCGCGCAAATCGCCACCGGCTCATGGCGCGCCCGGAACACCCTCGCTCTCTCACTCGCTGGGCACCGGAGAGCGTGGGGAACGAAAAGAAGGCTCGCAAATGAGCAAGGTAATTGTTGCTCATTTGCTCGAAGGTAGTTTG from bacterium encodes:
- a CDS encoding rubredoxin; protein product: MTKYVCTICGYIYDPAKGDPDANVPPGTPFDKLPDNWVCPDCGATKDMFEAM
- a CDS encoding DUF4124 domain-containing protein, producing the protein MVQTYFVIRCSLASISLNEICRALILTVRIYYQILQVLLKTSGGCALRISGILALFVFLFCTEAFCAETYKWVDEKGNVHFTDNLFNVPGRELETVKIYREVGSDRDSVIPLQKTGAGYLVGAMVNGQAKANLVVDTGASSTVISPSILTGLGIVIRNDPAVEMKTAGGIVTVGWAMVEKISVDGKEKKNMRVIAHDAVPGADGLLGMDFLGDYRVEILSSGPSLKLTPP
- a CDS encoding ATP-dependent DNA helicase PcrA; this encodes MNETENDPILAALNPPQREAVTFGDGPLLILAGAGSGKTRVLAHRIAYLVERRNVPPSSIISLTFTNKAAGEMKERVAGLLGGSLHGAWLGTFHSIALRILRTHGELTKWGASFSVYDSDDQKRLAKDVAASLSLDTKKYKPASLLAGVSRAKDDGRGFSDFEVPGVSASPHAKVFYSFYKLYTLRLQNARALDFGDLLLETLRLFEERPEIARRYAEKFRHVLIDEYQDTNRVQYLLAGHLSSVWGNICAVGDDDQSIYGWRGADLRNILDFEKDFPGTKIIKLEQNYRSTAAILEAAASVISHNVGRHKKTLWTSRKGGVPVVCHTASTEEEEAQWIVEKIISLLKEGQKLKDIAILYRTHALSRPVEEALMDRELRYVVYGGLRFYERREIKDAMACLRLVAQPYDPVALKRVINEPPRGIGDKTVAAIFSESEARELDLFATMRLMVEEGVLPPRASRAVAGFIELVEGWRIAHAEGERLGDLLSRILRESGLRGALERAKEDEKEAERLENLEELLNAADVHAAEGGTVLSFLDRAALISDQESGKPGWDGMTLMTIHSAKGLEFPCVFIAGMEEEVFPHALSSSSKEEVEEERRLCYVAMTRAKDRLFLTRARVRRVFGAEGLFRPPSRFLFELPEKICPRDYPTARPCPEKRGFTVPPRIPPKSEAAPQKEYAPEAKTNGRSLSVDPENCDYKKGMKVRHPKYGDGVVTATDGRGPTARVSVDFRRGEKKKFVAGLSGLEILIDD